Proteins encoded by one window of Haematobia irritans isolate KBUSLIRL chromosome 2, ASM5000362v1, whole genome shotgun sequence:
- the LOC142224652 gene encoding uncharacterized protein LOC142224652, producing the protein MSVFDPFGFVANYMIGSKILMQEAWKNGIGWDEKLPETIYSKFKQWLQQIKKLECFEIPRWYFDGRKRKSIQLHIFCDASEQAVAAVAYWRIEYEDNSITINFIIGKTACAPLRFHSIPKLELQGAVYAARLKKTIAECHEIEFDKCFLWTDSRTVLSWIRSDQMKYKQYVENRVSEILEYSYESQWRWCPTSKNPADKATRAHFPFKYDPEDEWKNGPEFLIQSEFDWPNECNILGISYRCKEELKQKHMTCAAIESPSILEKIVNGNSKYIKVLRIVAWILRFINNTRRVIHGDEMFRHELSAEEISEAENLILIQIQKETFWEEYSDISKGKPVSKSSPLLTLLPFLDEKGIIRANGRLQNATCLSEQARNPVILPKGLRNFMNRRGIPLQVRSDNGKNFVGLQKELRNEKDFLDHNQINCFLSSLGIKWIFNTPADPSAGGAWERLIQSIKKSLEVLLRGLDPKLEVFQSLLLEAENIVNSRPLTHLPLKPNDPEPLTPNHFLIGTTNSTQTPAAFDASLVNLRKQWRILKNLKNGFWGRWLKEYLPDLTRRVKWCVPSEKLQIGDLVIVCDSNLPRSKWKRGRILETYCGSDGVARSADVKTQDGIFKRPISKLAKLDFE; encoded by the exons ATGTCGGTGTTTGACCCATTTGGGTTTGTTGCAAATTATATGATCGGTTCCAAAATACTAATGCAGGAAGCATGGAAGAATGGTATTGGTTGGGACGAGAAATTGCCGGAAACtatatattcaaaattcaaaCAATGGTTGCAACAGATCAAAAAACTTGAATGCTTTGAAATCCCTCGATGGTATTTTGATGGGCGTAAAAGGAAATCGATCCAACTGCACATATTCTGTGATGCGAGTGAACAAGCAGTAGCTGCTGTGGCTTACTGGCGAATAGAATATGAGGATAATTCcataacaataaattttattattggcaAAACGGCATGCGCCCCCTTGAGATTTCATTCAATACCAAAGCTGGAACTACAAGGAGCGGTGTACGCAGCCCGATTAAAGAAAACCATAGCAGAATGCCATGAGATAgaatttgacaaatgttttttaTGGACAGATTCTCGTACAGTGTTAAGTTGGATCAGATCGGACCAAATGAAATACAAGCAATATGTCGAAAATAGGGTATCCGAAATTTTGGAATATTCATATGAATCTCAGTGGCGTTGGTGTCCAACTTCAAAAAACCCAGCAGATAAAGCAACGAGAGCCCATTTCCCGTTTAAATATGACCCTGAAGATGAATGGAAAAACGGACCTGAATTTCTTATTCAATCGGAATTCGATTGGCCTAACGAATGTAATATTTTGGGAATATCTTACAGATGTAAGGAAgagttaaaacaaaaacatatgacGTGTGCTGCAATAGAATCTCCTAGCATCTTAGAAAAGATTGTGAACGGTAATTCCAAATATATCAAGGTACTCCGGATAGTAGCTTGGATATTAAGATTCATCAACAACACTCGTCGAGTTATTCACGGTGACGAAATGTTTAGACATGAGTTGTCTGCTGAAGAGATATCCGAAGCCGAAAATCTCATCTTGATACAGATTCAGAAAGAAACTTTTTGGGAAGAATATTCAGATATAAGTAAAGGAAAGCCTGTTTCGAAATCAAGCCCTTTATTGACGTTATTACCGTTTCTGGACGAAAAAGGCATAATTCGAGCCAATGGCCGTCTTCAAAATGCGACTTGCCTTTCAGAACAAGCAAGAAACCCTGTAATACTTCCTAAAGG tttaagaaattttatgaatagaAGAGGAATTCCTTTGCAAGTGAGAAGTGACAACGGGAAAAACTTTGTTGGTCTGCAGAAAGAATTAAGAAACGAAAAAGACTTTCTGGATCATaatcaaattaattgttttttatctTCACTCGGAATAAAATGGATCTTTAATACCCCTGCGGATCCCAGCGCTGGTGGGGCTTGGGAGCGCTTAATACAGTCCATTAAAAAATCTCTTGAAGTATTGTTGCGTGGTCTTGATCCGAAACTCGAAGTTTTTCAAAGCCTACTGTTGGAagcagaaaatattgtgaattctAGACCACTCACACACTTGCCTTTAAAACCAAACGATCCTGAGCCCCTTACCCCCAaccactttttaattggaaccacCAACTCAACACAAACTCCCGCGGCGTTCGATGCCAGTTTGGTGAATTTGCGAAAACAATGgcgcattttaaaaaatttaaagaatggcTTCTGGGGGCGATGGTTAAAGGAATATTTGCCAGATCTAACCAGAAGGGTTAAATGGTGTGTGCCTTcagaaaaacttcaaattggGGATCTTGTTATTGTCTGTGACAGTAATCTACCCAGATCAAAATGGAAACGAGGCAGAATATTGGAAACCTATTGTGGAAGTGATGGTGTAGCTAGATCTGCAGATGTAAAAACAcaagatggaattttcaaaagaCCAATATCGAAGCTGGCCAAATTGGATTTTGAATAG
- the LOC142224653 gene encoding uncharacterized protein LOC142224653 translates to MRLRESLYGKARETVESLLTNSKNVGAILDVLAETFGRPDQLIKSQIQKVRVLPNIKETDFDGLLNFSIKVTNMTTFLQSVGGDFHLANPMLLSELISKLPVSKRIHWAETCLSLGSAPTILDFSKWLHDQGKIIHMVADSLPITSTENDKRSKKFACTSASVESKGCILCSKHCKSLGECGDFIKLPLEIRWQKAKLFKVCFICLKGNHQSSKCFKKKKCDINSCMRFHHRLLHKDQNNITQINNLTNNDGVEQPNSSQQTLGRNCLAEINPRNCSVLFQVIPVRVFGPTTSEIIYAFIDDGANVSMIDEQVARSLEITGQKDTLELQWINNHVSREEPQVVTVKISGIEQDSSKYTMRNVYITSKLNLPVQTFNPSEISEEAKQLNLPGVNLHGYTNIKPKMIISLAHAYLTVTIDTPKVLSPSGPIAAKSRLGWIIYGPVDKPKSKYISCHVKRSENEERSQNELDNMMRDYFGQETFGIKTPVKPLVSRDNQRALDILNLSTRKYGDRFETGLLWRNDNVLFPESYEMAFKRLLTVERKMQKDYKYATEYCAKIDEYVQKGYARIMEEEEANMKTSKTFYLPHFGVMNPNKKKMRLVFDAAAETHGVSLNKNLIAGPDLNQPLLKVLFKFREEKIAVCGDLKEMFHQICIKRSDQEAQRFLWREGDPSKPVRSYVMQRLIFGATCSPTIAQYVKNKNAEQFVDSFPRAVKSIKDKHYVDDFEDCFESEMEAVQVVRSVIEIHKAGGFEMHNFVTNSDFVANQLGIEMIR, encoded by the coding sequence ATGCGTTTACGTGAATCTTTATATGGAAAGGCTCGTGAAACGGTAGAATCGCTCTTAACAAACTCTAAAAATGTAGGAGCAATTTTGGACGTTTTGGCGGAAACCTTTGGAAGGCCAGACCAGTTGATAAAGTCACAAATTCAAAAGGTGCGAGTGCTTCCCAACATAAAAGAAACTGATTTCGATGGCCTcctgaacttttctataaaagtgacaaatatgacaacatttttgcagTCAGTAGGGGGAGATTTTCATTTGGCAAATCCAATGCTTTTAAGCGAGCTTATATCGAAATTACCGGTATCAAAGAGAATTCACTGGGCCGAAACATGTCTAAGCTTGGGAAGTGCCCCAACTATTCTTGATTTTTCCAAGTGGTTGCATGATCAAGGAAAAATCATCCACATGGTAGCTGACTCTCTGCCCATCACCTCGACCGAGAATGATAAACGATCTAAAAAGTTTGCTTGTACTAGCGCGTCTGTTGAAAGTAAAGGATGCATTTTATGCTCAAAACATTGCAAATCGTTAGGTGaatgtggcgattttataaaacTGCCTTTGGAAATTCGATGGCAAAAGGCTAAATTATTTAAAGTATGTTTTATATGTCTAAAAGGAAACCATCAATCTTCAAAATGttttaagaagaaaaaatgtgacATAAACTCTTGTATGCGGTTCCATCATCGACTATTACATAAGGACCAGAATAATATAACTCAGATTAATAACTTGACCAATAACGATGGCGTAGAACAGCCAAATTCTTCCCAGCAAACATTAGGCCGTAATTGTCTTGCTGAAATAAATCCTAGAAATTGTTCGGTTTTATTCCAAGTAATTCCTGTCAGAGTGTTTGGTCCCACGACCTCAGAAATTATCTATGCGTTTATAGACGATGGGGCCAATGTGTCTATGATTGACGAACAGGTTGCTCGTAGCCTAGAAATTACTGGACAAAAAGATACTTTGGAATTACAGTGGATAAACAACCATGTTTCTAGAGAAGAGCCACAGGTTGTAACAGTCAAAATAAGTGGGATAGAACAAGACTCAAGCAAGTACACAATGAGGAATGTTTATATTACCTCGAAACTGAACTTACCAGTTCAAACTTTTAATCCCTCCGAGATATCTGAAGAAGCTAAACAACTTAATCTTCCTGGAGTTAATTTACATGGATACACTAATATAAAACCAAAAATGATTATAAGCCTGGCGCATGCATATTTGACAGTCACGATCGATACACCTAAAGTACTCTCTCCTTCTGGACCCATAGCTGCAAAATCGAGACTTGGGTGGATAATATATGGGCCAGTTGAtaaaccaaaatcaaaatacatTTCATGTCATGTTAAAAGGTCAGAAAATGAAGAAAGGTCCCAGAATGAATTGGATAATATGATGAGAGATTATTTTGGCCAAGAAACTTTCGGAATCAAGACTCCTGTGAAACCATTGGTTTCCAGAGATAACCAAAGAGCATTAGACATTTTGAATTTGAGTACTAGGAAGTATGGAGATAGATTTGAAACGGGTTTGTTGTGGCGAAATGATAACGTTTTGTTTCCGGAATCCTACGAAATGGCGTTTAAACGATTGCTTACGGTTGAGCGAAAAATGCAAAAGGATTACAAATATGCAACAGAATATTGCGCCAAAATCGATGAGTATGTACAGAAAGGGTACGCAAGAATTATGGAGGAAGAAGAAGCGAATATGAAAACcagtaaaacattttatttgcctCATTTCGGTGTCATGAATCCGAACAAGAAAAAGATGAGATTAGTTTTTGATGCAGCGGCTGAAACCCATGGAgtatctttaaataaaaatttaattgctggaCCCGACTTGAACCAACCCCTTCTAAAAGTTCTTTTTAAATTCAGAGAAGAAAAAATAGCTGTTTGCGGCGACTTGAAAGAGATGTTTCATCAAATATGCATTAAGAGATCGGACCAAGAAGCACAGCGTTTCCTATGGAGGGAAGGGGACCCATCAAAGCCAGTACGAAGCTATGTGATGCAACGTTTAATATTTGGAGCTACGTGTTCTCCAACAATTGCACaatatgtcaaaaataaaaacgctGAACAATTTGTTGATTCTTTTCCTAGAGCTGTCAAGTCAATTAAGGATAAGCACTATGTGGATGATTTTGAAGATTGCTTTGAAAGTGAAATGGAAGCTGTTCAAGTGGTTCGATCCGTGATAGAAATAcataaagctggaggttttgaaATGCACAATTTTGTTACCAACTCAGATTTTGTGGCGAATCAACTAGGTATTGAAATGATTCGGTGA